Proteins from one Balaenoptera musculus isolate JJ_BM4_2016_0621 chromosome 7, mBalMus1.pri.v3, whole genome shotgun sequence genomic window:
- the DLX1 gene encoding homeobox protein DLX-1 isoform X1 → MTMTTMPESLNSPVSGKAVFMEFGPPNQQMSPSPMSHGHYSMHCLHSAGHSQPDGAYSSASSFSRPLGYPYVNSVSSHASSPYISSVQSYPGSTSLAQSRLEDPGADSEKSTVVEGGEVRFNGKGKKIRKPRTIYSSLQLQALNRRFQQTQYLALPERAELAASLGLTQTQVKIWFQNKRSKFKKLMKQGGAALEGSALANGRALSAGSPPVPPGWNPNSSSGKGSGGSAGSYIPSYTSWYPSAHQEAMQQPQLM, encoded by the exons ATGACCATGACCACCATGCCAGAGAGTCTCAACAGCCCCGTGTCGGGCAAGGCGGTGTTTATGGAGTTTGGGCCGCCCAACCAGCAAATGTCTCCTTCTCCCATGTCCCACGGGCACTACTCCATGCACTGTTTACACTCGGCGGGCCATTCGCAGCCCGACGGCGCCTACAGCTCGGCCTCGTCCTTCTCCCGACCGCTGGGCTACCCCTACGTCAACTCGGTCAGCAGCCACGCGTCCAGCCCCTACATCAGTTCGGTGCAGTCCTACCCGGGCAGCACCAGCCTCGCCCAGAGCCGCCTGGAGGACCCAG GGGCTGACTCCGAGAAGAGCACGGTGGTGGAAGGCGGTGAAGTGCGCTTCAATGGCAAGGGGAAAAAGATCCGCAAACCCAGGACGATTTATTCCAGTTTGCAGTTGCAGGCTTTGAACCGCAGGTTCCAGCAAACTCAGTACCTAGCTCTGCCCGAGAGGGCGGAGCTCGCGGCCTCCTTGGGACTCACGCAGACGCAG GTCAAGATCTGGTTCCAGAACAAGCGCTCCAAGTTCAAGAAGCTGATGAAGCAGGGCGGGGCGGCTCTGGAGGGTAGCGCGCTGGCCAACGGCCGGGCGCTGTCTGCCGGCTCTCCTCCAGTGCCACCCGGCTGGAACCCCAACTCCTCTTCCGGGAAGGGCTCGGGCGGCAGCGCGGGCTCCTACATCCCCAGCTACACGTCATGGTACCCCTCGGCGCACCAAGAAGCTATGCAGCAACCCCAGCTCATGTGA
- the DLX1 gene encoding homeobox protein DLX-1 isoform X2 — protein MTMTTMPESLNSPVSGKAVFMEFGPPNQQMSPSPMSHGHYSMHCLHSAGHSQPDGAYSSASSFSRPLGYPYVNSVSSHASSPYISSVQSYPGSTSLAQSRLEDPGQDLVPEQALQVQEADEAGRGGSGG, from the exons ATGACCATGACCACCATGCCAGAGAGTCTCAACAGCCCCGTGTCGGGCAAGGCGGTGTTTATGGAGTTTGGGCCGCCCAACCAGCAAATGTCTCCTTCTCCCATGTCCCACGGGCACTACTCCATGCACTGTTTACACTCGGCGGGCCATTCGCAGCCCGACGGCGCCTACAGCTCGGCCTCGTCCTTCTCCCGACCGCTGGGCTACCCCTACGTCAACTCGGTCAGCAGCCACGCGTCCAGCCCCTACATCAGTTCGGTGCAGTCCTACCCGGGCAGCACCAGCCTCGCCCAGAGCCGCCTGGAGGACCCAG GTCAAGATCTGGTTCCAGAACAAGCGCTCCAAGTTCAAGAAGCTGATGAAGCAGGGCGGGGCGGCTCTGGAGGGTAG